The sequence below is a genomic window from Ipomoea triloba cultivar NCNSP0323 chromosome 2, ASM357664v1.
actcacaACCTCCCACACGAGGAGTAACTTGGTGTTCCGAACCATAATTTCCTTGGCAAAATCCTTTTGTTTTTAAAAGCATtacaactattttgttgatagagtaCAAAAAATGGTCTgtatcacaataatactagaataaaatgtggatgttctgaactaaaaatgaactgacacatataaatttatgaccaaaaatgaaattaactcaatatataaatacaagtaACTAGTCATATATATCCTATATCAAGAAGTCTAGCTTACTTTCAGAGTCAAGGGAAGTGGCAGTGATGTTAGAAGCAGACCCAAAAGCCGCAGCTAAACTGGCGGAGAACGAAAAGTCTCCTTCACCCACCAACAGAATCTTGTGGCGGTTACTGTAGTGTTTTGCCCACTTCTCTTCTCCGCTCTGATTCAAACTACGGTTACACCAATCGTTGGTTGAAGGAGGAAAGTTCACGCCTTTATGCTCCGACCAAACCTCGTAGTCTGCTAAATGCCCTACAGTACTCATACCACTTTCAAGAACCTCCGGGTTGATCACTGCAAAAGCAGTAGTATGAGTGGAGCTGCTGCAAGTAGAAGTAGATGGCTTCATCAGTGTTTGGGTGATGGTGTTTTTGTTCTTCGCCATGAAGGAAGCGCATGCGGAGTGGACTGCAGAAATTTCATTGACTTCGACATGGATCATCTTGTGTGGAACTTAATCTGTAAGGCAAGAGAAagtagagggaaaatgattaaaggagaagaagagagggACAGAAATGCATCATTTTATAATATACTTACTAGACTATCATTAGTCTCCCATTCtaccaattaattattaattactgtTCCGCCATGATAACAAGTAATCAAACTAATGGTAAGTTCACTGTGTTTGTCCATATATATTCCTTAAGTCtgtaaatatagtaatataccATTTGAGAAAATACTATTATTTACTATTAAACTTAACTCCAACCTCCTAGTGTTTAATTTGGcaataaaacttaaacttcCCATAAATATTCTTCAAATTTCCAACCTTATTCCATGTGATTCTCCATTGAAAATGTGAGTATTGTTAATAgcacaacaatatatatagctTCCTGATCGCTCATATTGTTACAATTCGTTGGgtatgtattatgtattattattagaatATGACAGGTGGTGAAACGTAGTAGAACAAACATTTGTCTCCATGTTTGAAGTATGAATTGGGTTTGCTTATGGGTCAGGGTGCATGGGTAATGTCTCAAGaagaaggagagagaaaaaaaataaataaataaacaaaactctTCACTTCAAAGTCCACAAGTAGTTGACTGAAAGGTCAACAATATCTCTGCAAAATGTAGTTTTTTTCCCCAGGATACGTGAAAGAATTGCAATTTTGCAACATGCGAGTGATCGATCCTGACAAATTGAAAACTTCTGTATGCTTTTCTGGTGTATTCGCACAGTGGGCGCACAaaagattcattttttttttttagattaatctTTAGCTTTCATGCCGAAAGCTCCAAAAAGGGTTCTGAGCGAAGATACAAATTGGGTGTGGCTCCCAATGTTTACACCCATAATAATAATGCCATAAACAGGAAAGCTGAGAGCAGATTGCTTATTGTTTCTATGATGAATTGTTTATGGCTTTGGTTTTCTCAGGAAAATGGTGCATTGTGTTATTGGACTCTTACCTGTTCTTGGTAATCCCGTTCATGGCATTGTGTTATGTTTCTTTATCCATAGACCTCccctttatatattttatgagttctTGTAGGACAAATGGCGCAATTCAACTAGTTTTAGGCATTTTTTTTCCTGAGAAAATGAAGTTTTCCATTTTATCATTTctgctttttcttcttcttcttcttcatctttttggTCTGCCCTTTCTCATTCCCTGGTGCAGCAATGCAGAAGAAGACTTTGCCAGTTCTGGCAACAGCTCAGTGATCTTTCAAGTTGGAGTGGTTCTGGATTTGGATTCAGATTTAGCCCGGAGAGGAATGACCTGCTTGCATATGGCTATTTCTGACTTTTATTCAGTTCATAGCAAATATAAGACAAGGGTGAATCTTCATGTCAGAGACTCCAAGCAAACTGTCATTGATGCTGCTGCTGCCAGTATGTTGCActgtcttctttttttcttcaaagTTCTCCCTTGTATCTTTACCACATTTTTGGGATGACAAGGGAAACCCGCTGCGACTATTAAGCTGTGCACCGACTAAATCCTGCCTGCCTTGTGGCCTAGCCGGCCATACTGTAGGCAGTCGAATTTGTAATTTGTGTTACAAGTTAACggcctgaccaacttggctggggttGTATTAGTATCTTTACTACTTTCATTTGTAACCATATTGTCCATATACAATGCTAAAGGTATCTTTCATGCAGTTTTGCATTTGAAAGTCTCAGCATACTGATTTTGGAAATATTTACTTCCCCTTTTTTGCATGTCTGCATAGGTCTCCATTTGTTGAAAGATGTAAAGGTTGATGCAATAATTGGTCCTCAGAAATCTGCACAAGCCAGCTTTGTGAGCAATCTTGGAGACAGAGCTCATGTCcctataatttctttttctgcAACTAATCCTTCACTTCATAACCGATCTCCTTATTTTATTCAAACAGCCCAAAGTGATGACATGGAGGTTGCTGCTGTTGCTGACATAGTTAAAGCTTTCAAGTGGAATCAGGTTGTTATTATATGTGAGGATTCTGAATATGGTAATGGCATTGTTCATGACCTGTCAAACGCATTACAAAGAATAAATGTCCGTGTTTCAGGTATAAGTGTCATTCCCCTTTCTGCCACTGATGATTTTATAAGCAAAGAACTATACCAACTGATGGTATCACAGACAAGGGTATTTGTGGTGCACATGTCAAATTCTCTTGGTGCCAAGCTCTTCTCTGAAGCCAAGAAAATTGGAATGATGAGTGATGGCTATGCATGGATCATCACCAGTGGACTAACAGATTTATTCTATTTGATGAATTCAGATGTCAGGAAAGCCATGCAGGGTGTATTGGGTGTAAAGCCTCTGATTCCCAAAACTAAAAGACTCGAACCTTTTGTAGCGGGGTTGAAAAGGGAGTTCCTCAAGGATAGTTATGACTTCAAAGAGGCTGAGGTTATGAGCATTTTTGGTATTTGGGCATATGATACGATGTGGGCACTGGCTATGGCTGCCGAGAGATTGGGAACTAAGGAACCTCCAATGGTTTCAAACAACCCAGTTGGTCTCAATTCTTCAGACCCATTTCATATTGACATCTCCTCAACAGGTCCTAAACTTCACAAAGCAATACTGAACACAAACTTTGAAGGGCTTGCAGGGAATTTCTCACTTAAGGATAGAAGACTGAAGCCTTCATCATATCAAATACTTAATGTGGTCgaaaatggagaaaaagagGTAGCAATCTGGAATCCAAATCATGGAATTATTAGTGGAATCAATGCTTCTTTAAAAGATGTTGTGTGGCCAGGTGAATCAACACTAGTACCCAAGGGATGGGAAGTCCCAATTGTAGGTAAGAAACTAAGAGTTGTAGTGCCAGTGAAGGGTGCTTTTAAAGACTTTGTGAGAGTGGAAAGGGACAAGGAACTCAACCAAATCCATGTTAGTGGATACTACATTGATGT
It includes:
- the LOC116009709 gene encoding glutamate receptor 2.8-like isoform X2, encoding MVHCVIGLLPVLEEDFASSGNSSVIFQVGVVLDLDSDLARRGMTCLHMAISDFYSVHSKYKTRVNLHVRDSKQTVIDAAAASLHLLKDVKVDAIIGPQKSAQASFVSNLGDRAHVPIISFSATNPSLHNRSPYFIQTAQSDDMEVAAVADIVKAFKWNQVVIICEDSEYGNGIVHDLSNALQRINVRVSGISVIPLSATDDFISKELYQLMVSQTRVFVVHMSNSLGAKLFSEAKKIGMMSDGYAWIITSGLTDLFYLMNSDVRKAMQGVLGVKPLIPKTKRLEPFVAGLKREFLKDSYDFKEAEVMSIFGIWAYDTMWALAMAAERLGTKEPPMVSNNPVGLNSSDPFHIDISSTGPKLHKAILNTNFEGLAGNFSLKDRRLKPSSYQILNVVENGEKEVAIWNPNHGIISGINASLKDVVWPGESTLVPKGWEVPIVGKKLRVVVPVKGAFKDFVRVERDKELNQIHVSGYYIDVFKSVMSALPYAVPYDFVPFEKPDGSSAGNYNDLVEQVSLQNFDAAVGDITITALRSNFADFTLPFTEGGVLGIVPIAYEDVDSIWTFLKPLTKELWLTSIVFFIFTGMAVWILEHRLNSDFRGPPSQHVGMILYFSFSTLVFAHRERIVSNLARLVVVVWMFVILILSSTYTASLSSRLTIQRLEPAIKDVKQLIKNGDFVGCPEGSFIIDLLKEKGFQESKIKTYRYPEDSHDALSNGSKNGGISAFFDSAPYAKLFLSKYCTKYTIGPTYSTDGFAFAFPRGSPLVADVSRAVIELTENGKILEIGKQGLRNDAACTWSDSTQLGSTSVTLHCFKGLFAITGGITGSCLLVFLVSYVYQNRTCLQTILDSKTTLWSKIAAICRHFGQRETSAGPPRYLKEKIPDAVGGEVGFSSHISEVPDLSRISSPSSAVVPLNMEEQNNANVNMGLNTGPAA
- the LOC116009709 gene encoding glutamate receptor 2.5-like isoform X1, giving the protein MALVFSGKWCIVLLDSYLFLVIPFMALCYVSLSIDLPFIYFMSSCRTNGAIQLVLGIFFPEKMKFSILSFLLFLLLLLHLFGLPFLIPWCSNAEEDFASSGNSSVIFQVGVVLDLDSDLARRGMTCLHMAISDFYSVHSKYKTRVNLHVRDSKQTVIDAAAASLHLLKDVKVDAIIGPQKSAQASFVSNLGDRAHVPIISFSATNPSLHNRSPYFIQTAQSDDMEVAAVADIVKAFKWNQVVIICEDSEYGNGIVHDLSNALQRINVRVSGISVIPLSATDDFISKELYQLMVSQTRVFVVHMSNSLGAKLFSEAKKIGMMSDGYAWIITSGLTDLFYLMNSDVRKAMQGVLGVKPLIPKTKRLEPFVAGLKREFLKDSYDFKEAEVMSIFGIWAYDTMWALAMAAERLGTKEPPMVSNNPVGLNSSDPFHIDISSTGPKLHKAILNTNFEGLAGNFSLKDRRLKPSSYQILNVVENGEKEVAIWNPNHGIISGINASLKDVVWPGESTLVPKGWEVPIVGKKLRVVVPVKGAFKDFVRVERDKELNQIHVSGYYIDVFKSVMSALPYAVPYDFVPFEKPDGSSAGNYNDLVEQVSLQNFDAAVGDITITALRSNFADFTLPFTEGGVLGIVPIAYEDVDSIWTFLKPLTKELWLTSIVFFIFTGMAVWILEHRLNSDFRGPPSQHVGMILYFSFSTLVFAHRERIVSNLARLVVVVWMFVILILSSTYTASLSSRLTIQRLEPAIKDVKQLIKNGDFVGCPEGSFIIDLLKEKGFQESKIKTYRYPEDSHDALSNGSKNGGISAFFDSAPYAKLFLSKYCTKYTIGPTYSTDGFAFAFPRGSPLVADVSRAVIELTENGKILEIGKQGLRNDAACTWSDSTQLGSTSVTLHCFKGLFAITGGITGSCLLVFLVSYVYQNRTCLQTILDSKTTLWSKIAAICRHFGQRETSAGPPRYLKEKIPDAVGGEVGFSSHISEVPDLSRISSPSSAVVPLNMEEQNNANVNMGLNTGPAA